The Prochlorococcus marinus XMU1419 nucleotide sequence AGAGCCTTTGGCCCCTTTCCCCCACTATGGTTTTATAACCGTCTGGTAATTGTTCAATAAATTTATGAGCTTCCGCAATCTTTGAGGCTTTAATAATATCTTTTAGACTTGGGTTAATTGAGCCATAAGCAATATTTTCTTGTACACTGCCATGAAATAAATAAGTTTCTTGACTTACTAAAGAAATACACTTTCTTAAATCCCTCAAATTTATTTCTTTAATAGAAATGCCATCCAAGGTTATTGAACCATTATTACTGTCATAAATCCTAAGTAGTAATTTTATTATTGTACTTTTCCCGGAACCTGTTAAACCAACAATTCCTAATGTTGAGTTATTTTCAATTTTAAAATTTATGTTTTTTAAAGTTAAATCTCTTCCAGGATAATTAAAATTTACATCATTAAAAATAATTTCTCCTTTAATATCTTTAGGTTCAATTTTTATTTTTCCATCTTTTATTTTTATAGGCGTATCTATGAGATCAATTACTCTATCTATTGAAGCCATAGATCTCTGAAAATCATCTAAAACATGCCCCAAAGTAGTTAAAGGCCATAATAGTCTTTGTGTAATAAAAACTAAAAAACTATATGTTCCTACATCAATTGTCTTATTCCAAGTTTGGAAACCGCCAATTAATAGAATCGCTATAAAAGCAAATAAAATTGCAAATCTTATAAGAGGGATAAAAGCAGAAGATAATTTTATTGCAGCCTTATTACTTCTTTGATAATTGAGACTTTCTTTATTTAATCTATTTAGTTCCCATTTTTCTTTAGTAAAACTTTTTATTGTTAGAATTCCACTTAAATTATTATTAAGTCTTGATGCCAAAAGTCCAGCTTTATTTCTAACATCTCTATATTTTGGAGCAAGCTTCCTTTGAAATTTAATTGATCCTAAAAATATAATTGGGATAGGAAAGAAAGCGAATAAAGCTATTTTTGGAGCGACAAAAATCATAGTGCCCCCAATTATTAAGACAGTTATAAATAACTGAATAATCTGATTAGCCCCTTGATCTAGAAATCTCTCGAGTTGATTTATATCATCATTCAAAATAGATAATAACCTTCCAGTATTATCATTTTCAAAAAAATCCATATCTAATTCCTGGATATGCTCATAAGCTTTTATTCTTAATTTATGTTGCGATAGCTGAGCCAAATTTCTCCATAAAATCGAATATAAATATTCAAAGGAGGATTCACCAGACCAAACTATTACTGAAGCAAATGCAAGAACAATCAATTGTGCTGGAACTTCTTTTATCCCAAAACCAGCAATCCATGAATTCTGTTCCCTTACAACGATATCAACTGCGAGACCAATTATTACAGGAGGAGCTAAATCTAATATTTTATTAATTATGGAACTAAGAAAAGCAAAAAATAGTAACCTTCTTTCTTCAATAAGATTTAAATAAAGTCTAATTATTGGATTTTGATTGTTTTTAGACCTCATAAAATAACAATTAAATTTTTTTATTATGGTTTAAATTTTTTTTAGTTTCTAATTTACATTTTGTTTTTGCAACTTGATGACTTGCAGTTTTTGTAAATTCTTCGTAGTAACAATCACAAGTCTCATTCGCAATTTCTTCACTATATAACATTTCTGCTTTCATCATCTCCTCTTTGACACTCTGAATACAAAATAATTTTATGATTGAATTTTGTTTCGTTTGAGCCAAAGAATAACTATTAAGAGAGTTGAGTAGGATTATTAGATGCACTAAAATAAAGAGTTTATATTTACTAACTTTCATTCTCTATTCCTAGTTTCTGACTTTAATTTTTTTTAATTTATTTTTAGTTTCTCTATGCAGATCTCTGGGTAAATCTACCAAACTGTAATCATTAAAAATCTGTATCTTACCTATTGATCTGCCATTTATATTAGTTGAATTGCAGATTGAAGATATAATATTTGCAACTCTAACACCATCAAATTTACCAAAGTTAAATTTGTAGGTTTCAAAAGAATCATTTTGATAATTATTTCTTCTATTTGAATTTCTCATACGATTATTAATATTTCTATTTGATCTATTTCGATCAGTATTATTTTGTTTATGAATCCAAGAATCATCTTCATCAACAAAAAATGATTTATTACCTATTACTAAATTAATCGCCGCCATTGCAATATTTGAGTCATCCATAGAGTATTTTTCTTTTAAATTGTCTAGTACATCAATAATCAAAGCTTTATTTTCTTCATTTTCATATTTATCTAAAGAACTCCCATTAACATTATCTATAAGTTTCTCCATCCTTTTCTCATTTATTATTTTATTACTTGGTATATTAATTTCTTCAATCTTAGTTCTTGTTGAGTTTTCTAAGTTTCTTAGAAAATGTTTTTCTCTTTGATTAACAAATAAAATTGCTTCTCCTGATCTACCTGCCCTTCCAGTTCTTCCAATTCTATGAGTATATGTTTCCTTGTCAAAAGGAAAATCGTAATTTACAACAAGTTTTATCCTCTCAACATCTAATCCTCTAGCTGCCACATCAGTTGCAACAAGGATATTAATAAATCCTTTTTTTAATCTATCTACAGTATTTTCTCTTTGATTTTGAGGTATATCTCCATTAAGTACTGCCACAGTATGACCTGAATTCTCTAAAGCTTCAGCTATTGAAGTAGTAAGTAGTTTTGTCCTCACAAAAATAATCACTCCCTCGTTATTAAGTTCTAATATTCTTTTTAAAGCATCTAACTTATGATGCCTTTGTACATAAAGAAATTTTTGCGAAATTAATTGAGTTTCTTTTTTGACACTTTTGATTAATATTTCGGCGGGATCATTTAGATATTTTTTTGCTATATTTTTTATCTCGCTAGGCATTGTTGCTGAAAACAATACCATCTGCTTATTTTCCGGAAGTTGATCTATTATCCATTCAATATCTTCAAGAAAACCCATATTTAACATTTCATCTGCTTCATCTAAAACAAGACAATTTATATATTTAATTTTAAAAGTCCCCTGCCTTATATGATCCATTATTCGGCCTGGGGTTCCAACTACAACATCAACCTTTCTTTTCAATGCAGAAATTTGATTTCGATAGTCGGTACCTCCATATATTGCAACCGTCTTAAAATTACTAGATTCAGAACTATAACTTTTAAAAGATTCTGCCACTTGAGTTGCTAATTCTCTTGTAGGAGTCATTACTAAAACTTTGGCATTTAATTCTTTACTATCTGTAAGTTTTTCTATTAATGGCAATGCGAAAGCTGCAGTCTTTCCTGTTCCTGTTTGTGCTTGGCCTAGTAAATCTCTGCCTAACATTAGTTCAGGAATTGCAGCTTTTTGGATGGGAGTTGGATTTTTATATCCTTTATTTCTTAACGAATTTAAGATTGATTGATTAAAACCAAAATCTAGAAATCCATTCTCATTATCATTTTTTGAAACTTCCAATGGTTCAGATTCAATTTCTTTTTTATTCTCTATGTTCCTTAACTGAAGCAGGGAAGCATCTTCATTCTGAGATTTTTCCTGCTCACTACCATGAGATTTACTATCTTT carries:
- a CDS encoding ABC transporter ATP-binding protein; the protein is MRSKNNQNPIIRLYLNLIEERRLLFFAFLSSIINKILDLAPPVIIGLAVDIVVREQNSWIAGFGIKEVPAQLIVLAFASVIVWSGESSFEYLYSILWRNLAQLSQHKLRIKAYEHIQELDMDFFENDNTGRLLSILNDDINQLERFLDQGANQIIQLFITVLIIGGTMIFVAPKIALFAFFPIPIIFLGSIKFQRKLAPKYRDVRNKAGLLASRLNNNLSGILTIKSFTKEKWELNRLNKESLNYQRSNKAAIKLSSAFIPLIRFAILFAFIAILLIGGFQTWNKTIDVGTYSFLVFITQRLLWPLTTLGHVLDDFQRSMASIDRVIDLIDTPIKIKDGKIKIEPKDIKGEIIFNDVNFNYPGRDLTLKNINFKIENNSTLGIVGLTGSGKSTIIKLLLRIYDSNNGSITLDGISIKEINLRDLRKCISLVSQETYLFHGSVQENIAYGSINPSLKDIIKASKIAEAHKFIEQLPDGYKTIVGERGQRLSGGQRQRIALARAVLKDAPILILDEATASVDNETEALIQKSLSKITKERTTIVIAHRLSTIKNADNIVVIDKGKIVESGKHERLLDQNNIYADLWNVQVGI
- a CDS encoding DEAD/DEAH box helicase translates to MALKKDSKSHGSEQEKSQNEDASLLQLRNIENKKEIESEPLEVSKNDNENGFLDFGFNQSILNSLRNKGYKNPTPIQKAAIPELMLGRDLLGQAQTGTGKTAAFALPLIEKLTDSKELNAKVLVMTPTRELATQVAESFKSYSSESSNFKTVAIYGGTDYRNQISALKRKVDVVVGTPGRIMDHIRQGTFKIKYINCLVLDEADEMLNMGFLEDIEWIIDQLPENKQMVLFSATMPSEIKNIAKKYLNDPAEILIKSVKKETQLISQKFLYVQRHHKLDALKRILELNNEGVIIFVRTKLLTTSIAEALENSGHTVAVLNGDIPQNQRENTVDRLKKGFINILVATDVAARGLDVERIKLVVNYDFPFDKETYTHRIGRTGRAGRSGEAILFVNQREKHFLRNLENSTRTKIEEINIPSNKIINEKRMEKLIDNVNGSSLDKYENEENKALIIDVLDNLKEKYSMDDSNIAMAAINLVIGNKSFFVDEDDSWIHKQNNTDRNRSNRNINNRMRNSNRRNNYQNDSFETYKFNFGKFDGVRVANIISSICNSTNINGRSIGKIQIFNDYSLVDLPRDLHRETKNKLKKIKVRN